The following proteins are co-located in the Triticum aestivum cultivar Chinese Spring chromosome 1A, IWGSC CS RefSeq v2.1, whole genome shotgun sequence genome:
- the LOC123061639 gene encoding putative disease resistance protein At1g50180 isoform X2, giving the protein MAESTVKAVVGNVSNLAVQETSLLCGVTLEVECLKNELERLKWYLKSADAKWRSGDDRVATWVSQIKAVSYEAENVIEVTDYMGKRNRLKKGFLGAISRYAHLPGDLITLHKVGVEIKRVRRKLDEIFQSAERLKFILDSSVVDDKVHVDGESQQEYGLMYENIEDDFVMVGFEDEYEEIVDKLVDIDKDLSVVSIVAMGGAGKTTLARKVYSSSIVEQHFEKIAWVTVSEKYKGIDLMKDIMKQLMGTRGDSLEQMEEYEVGKKTHDFLLHRRYLVVLDDVWETNTWDQINRKVKAFPNASNGSRILLTTRKEDVANHIQMPTHVHHLKKLDEDESWKLFNSKALPSYIRRTIIDVYEFEELGRNLARKCDGLPLALAVLGGYLSRNLNTQTWCDILLDWPSTKNGQMMREILARSYKDLANHHLRSCYLYFAAFPEDYKISVLALIEVWIAERFIPHLPNHKLEETAHKYVLELAQRNLVQVIERSEVHGCILTVRIHDILRDWCIEEARQDGFLDVINKTAGQGGPSSSNTMISYHSSVQNLNGDLICHESISNSARTLIVFRIPSVSLSNQLKLLRVLHVEDSSLENFSRIIGGCIYLRYIRLRRCKDESSNNLLLGD; this is encoded by the exons ATGGCCGAGTCTACTGTTAAGGCAGTGGTCGGGAACGTGAGCAACCTTGCCGTTCAGGAGACAAGCCTGCTATGTGGAGTCACCCTTGAAGTTGAGTGCCTGAAAAATGAGCTTGAGCGACTGAAGTGGTACCTGAAATCTGCCGACGCTAAATGGAGATCAGGAGATGACCGTGTGGCTAcctgggtcagccagatcaaggccGTCTCATATGAGGCTGAGAATGTCATCGAGGTCACCGATTACATGGGCAAGCGAAACAGGCTCAAGAAGGGCTTCTTAGGTGCCATCTCAAGGTATGCTCACTTACCCGGTGACTTGATCACTCTTCACAAAGTCGGTGTCGAAATCAAGCGTGTAAGAAGGAAGCTCGATGAGATATTTCAAAGTGCGGAACGTTTGAAATTTATTTTAGACAGTAGTGTTGTTGACGACAAGGTTCACGTAGATGGTGAGTCTCAACAAGAGTATGGTCTTATGTACGAAAACATTGAAGATGATTTTGTGATGGTTGGCTTTGAAGATGAGTATGAAGAAATAGTTGATAAATTAGTTGACATAGACAAGGATCTTAGTGTTGTTTCCATAGTTGCCATGGGTGGTGCGGGAAAAACAACACTTGCTAGAAAAGTCTACTCTTCATCTATAGTTGAACAACACTTTGAGAAAATTGCTTGGGTGACTGTATCTGAAAAGTATAAGGGCATTGATTTAATGAAGGATATTATGAAACAATTAATGGGGACAAGGGGTGATTCACTTGAACAAATGGAAGAGTATGAGGTGGGAAAAAAAACCCATGACTTTCTCTTGCATAGAAGATACTTGGTAGTTCTCGATGATGTGTGGGAAACCAACACATGGGACCAAATAAACAGAAAGGTCAAAGCCTTTCCAAATGCAAGTAATGGCAGTAGAATACTCTTAACCACTCGAAAGGAAGATGTCGCAAATCATATACAAATGCCAACCCATGTTCATCATTTGAAGAAGTTAGACGAAGATGAAAGTTGGAAACTTTTTAACAGCAAAGCTCTACCATCATACATAAGGAGAACCATAATTGATGTGTATGAGTTTGAAGAACTAGGGAGAAACCTTGCAAGAAAATGTGATGGATTACCTCTTGCCCTTGCGGTTTTGGGAGGCTATCTATCAAGGAATCTAAACACACAAACATGGTGTGATATACTCTTGGATTGGCCATCAACCAAGAATGGACAGATGATGCGAGAAATACTAGCTCGCAGTTACAAAGACCTGGCAAATCATCACTTGAGATCGTGTTACCTCTATTTTGCCGCTTTTCCAGAAGATTACAAAATATCTGTGTTGGCTCTTATTGAAGTATGGATAGCAGAAAGATTCATTCCGCATTTACCAAATCATAAACTAGAAGAAACAGCACATAAGTATGTACTCGAGTTGGCTCAGAGAAACTTGGTCCAAGTTATTGAGAGAAGTGAGGTACATGGATGCATTCTAACAGTAAGAATTCATGACATTCTACGTGACTGGTGCATAGAAGAAGCAAGGCAAGATGGTTTTCTTGATGTCATCAACAAAACTGCAG GACAAGGTGGTCCATCTTCATCTAATACCATGATATCATATCATTCTTCTGTCCAAAACTTGAATGGCGATCTAATTTGCCATGAAAGCATATCTAATTCAGCACGAACACTTATTGTCTTTAGAATTCCTTCTGTATCGTTGTCCAACCAGCTAAAATTGTTGAGGGTTCTTCATGTGGAAGATTCAAGTCTGGAAAATTTCTCCAGGATAATTGGTGGGTGCATTTACCTAAGATACATCAGGCTTAGAAGATGCAAAG ATGAATCAAGTAACAACCTTCTCTTGGGCGATTAG
- the LOC123061639 gene encoding putative disease resistance protein At1g50180 isoform X1: MAESTVKAVVGNVSNLAVQETSLLCGVTLEVECLKNELERLKWYLKSADAKWRSGDDRVATWVSQIKAVSYEAENVIEVTDYMGKRNRLKKGFLGAISRYAHLPGDLITLHKVGVEIKRVRRKLDEIFQSAERLKFILDSSVVDDKVHVDGESQQEYGLMYENIEDDFVMVGFEDEYEEIVDKLVDIDKDLSVVSIVAMGGAGKTTLARKVYSSSIVEQHFEKIAWVTVSEKYKGIDLMKDIMKQLMGTRGDSLEQMEEYEVGKKTHDFLLHRRYLVVLDDVWETNTWDQINRKVKAFPNASNGSRILLTTRKEDVANHIQMPTHVHHLKKLDEDESWKLFNSKALPSYIRRTIIDVYEFEELGRNLARKCDGLPLALAVLGGYLSRNLNTQTWCDILLDWPSTKNGQMMREILARSYKDLANHHLRSCYLYFAAFPEDYKISVLALIEVWIAERFIPHLPNHKLEETAHKYVLELAQRNLVQVIERSEVHGCILTVRIHDILRDWCIEEARQDGFLDVINKTAGQGGPSSSNTMISYHSSVQNLNGDLICHESISNSARTLIVFRIPSVSLSNQLKLLRVLHVEDSSLENFSRIIGGCIYLRYIRLRRCKGVTLPSSIGQLLYLETIDLKCTQMDSVVPKSLWDIPTLRHVYLGNEFSPPRSLRHKELQTFELYLTRAETKYRRHNMVIFLGQMNQVTTFSWAISHIPLEVINIFANMPHLVDIYLNKFSVLKTIPAKFPQSLRCLVLFADIIEQDPMPMLEKLPSLVVLELSGYRGRIMSCSAKGFQRMQSLKLDEFSIEEWRMDVGSMPRLSHLALRRCRQIEKLPEGLLHVRLLIGDIELFNVPQITEDDNILYELQSRGWKVKRSP, from the exons ATGGCCGAGTCTACTGTTAAGGCAGTGGTCGGGAACGTGAGCAACCTTGCCGTTCAGGAGACAAGCCTGCTATGTGGAGTCACCCTTGAAGTTGAGTGCCTGAAAAATGAGCTTGAGCGACTGAAGTGGTACCTGAAATCTGCCGACGCTAAATGGAGATCAGGAGATGACCGTGTGGCTAcctgggtcagccagatcaaggccGTCTCATATGAGGCTGAGAATGTCATCGAGGTCACCGATTACATGGGCAAGCGAAACAGGCTCAAGAAGGGCTTCTTAGGTGCCATCTCAAGGTATGCTCACTTACCCGGTGACTTGATCACTCTTCACAAAGTCGGTGTCGAAATCAAGCGTGTAAGAAGGAAGCTCGATGAGATATTTCAAAGTGCGGAACGTTTGAAATTTATTTTAGACAGTAGTGTTGTTGACGACAAGGTTCACGTAGATGGTGAGTCTCAACAAGAGTATGGTCTTATGTACGAAAACATTGAAGATGATTTTGTGATGGTTGGCTTTGAAGATGAGTATGAAGAAATAGTTGATAAATTAGTTGACATAGACAAGGATCTTAGTGTTGTTTCCATAGTTGCCATGGGTGGTGCGGGAAAAACAACACTTGCTAGAAAAGTCTACTCTTCATCTATAGTTGAACAACACTTTGAGAAAATTGCTTGGGTGACTGTATCTGAAAAGTATAAGGGCATTGATTTAATGAAGGATATTATGAAACAATTAATGGGGACAAGGGGTGATTCACTTGAACAAATGGAAGAGTATGAGGTGGGAAAAAAAACCCATGACTTTCTCTTGCATAGAAGATACTTGGTAGTTCTCGATGATGTGTGGGAAACCAACACATGGGACCAAATAAACAGAAAGGTCAAAGCCTTTCCAAATGCAAGTAATGGCAGTAGAATACTCTTAACCACTCGAAAGGAAGATGTCGCAAATCATATACAAATGCCAACCCATGTTCATCATTTGAAGAAGTTAGACGAAGATGAAAGTTGGAAACTTTTTAACAGCAAAGCTCTACCATCATACATAAGGAGAACCATAATTGATGTGTATGAGTTTGAAGAACTAGGGAGAAACCTTGCAAGAAAATGTGATGGATTACCTCTTGCCCTTGCGGTTTTGGGAGGCTATCTATCAAGGAATCTAAACACACAAACATGGTGTGATATACTCTTGGATTGGCCATCAACCAAGAATGGACAGATGATGCGAGAAATACTAGCTCGCAGTTACAAAGACCTGGCAAATCATCACTTGAGATCGTGTTACCTCTATTTTGCCGCTTTTCCAGAAGATTACAAAATATCTGTGTTGGCTCTTATTGAAGTATGGATAGCAGAAAGATTCATTCCGCATTTACCAAATCATAAACTAGAAGAAACAGCACATAAGTATGTACTCGAGTTGGCTCAGAGAAACTTGGTCCAAGTTATTGAGAGAAGTGAGGTACATGGATGCATTCTAACAGTAAGAATTCATGACATTCTACGTGACTGGTGCATAGAAGAAGCAAGGCAAGATGGTTTTCTTGATGTCATCAACAAAACTGCAG GACAAGGTGGTCCATCTTCATCTAATACCATGATATCATATCATTCTTCTGTCCAAAACTTGAATGGCGATCTAATTTGCCATGAAAGCATATCTAATTCAGCACGAACACTTATTGTCTTTAGAATTCCTTCTGTATCGTTGTCCAACCAGCTAAAATTGTTGAGGGTTCTTCATGTGGAAGATTCAAGTCTGGAAAATTTCTCCAGGATAATTGGTGGGTGCATTTACCTAAGATACATCAGGCTTAGAAGATGCAAAGGTGTGACATTGCCTTCTTCAATAGGACAACTCCTTTACTTGGAGACTATAGATCTAAAATGCACACAAATGGACTCGGTAGTACCAAAGTCCCTCTGGGATATCCCTACTTTAAGGCATGTTTATCTTGGAAATGAGTTTTCCCCACCAAGGAGTCTGCGACATAAAGAGCTCCAGACCTTTGAGTTATATCTTACGCGTGCCGAAACTAAATACCGACGTCATAACATGGTTATTTTTTTGGGCCAGATGAATCAAGTAACAACCTTCTCTTGGGCGATTAGCCATATCCCGTTAGAAGTGATTAACATATTTGCAAACATGCCTCATCTTGTCGATATTTATCTCAACAAATTTAGTGTGCTCAAGACGATCCCCGCTAAGTTCCCACAAAGCCTACGGTGTCTTGTTCTATTTGCTGATATCATTGAACAAGATCCGATGCCAATGTTGGAGAAGCTCCCATCTCTTGTGGTGCTGGAATTATCCGGATATCGTGGCCGAATCATGTCCTGCTCTGCCAAAGGGTTTCAGCGCATGCAATCGCTAAaacttgatgagttctccattgaGGAGTGGCGGATGGATGTTGGGTCGATGCCAAGGCTTTCCCACCTTGCACTTCGGAGATGCAGGCAAATAGAGAAGCTCCCCGAGGGGTTGTTGCATGTTCGGCTCCTCATCGGTGATATTGAACTGTTCAATGTGCCTCAGATTACCGAAGATGATAATATATTGTATGAGCTGCAAAGCAGAGGATGGAAG GTGAAACGTTCACCGTGA
- the LOC123169422 gene encoding uncharacterized protein translates to MEFDAAPPHHGWTVSPDAHNASPLPPVGLARTRLRAWAVPSHTGSASPATAAPPGCPTSASPGGSNFDRSRWRRLAAGQRLPSTSALHRHRSATDLAAARRSAPPPFDRCGSRRGNGTLFTSTRFIPGCELQSGSEAEQEHRSSCHPSSIGYRVGSVIRGRRD, encoded by the exons ATGGAGTTCGATGCAGCGCCACCACACCACGGCTGGACGGTATCGCCAGATGCCCACAACGCATCCCCGTTGCCCCCCGTCGGCCTCGCCCGAACGCGACTCCGTGCCTGGGCCGTGCCGTCGCACACCGGCAGCGCGTCGCCGGCAACAGCAGCACCTCCCGGGTGCCCCACATCGGCTTCGCCCGGCGGGTCCAATTTCGATCGTTCGCGTTGGCGTCGCCTGGCAGCGGGCCAGCGGCTGCCCTCCACATCCGCCCTGCACCGTCACAGGTCCGCCACGGATCTTGCCGCTGCCCGTCGTTCAGCTCCTCCTCCCTTTGACCGGTGTGGATCGCGACGAGGCAATGGTACTCTATTCACGTCGACCCGATTCATCCCAGGCTGCGAGCTGCAATCAGGTTCAGAAGCCGAACAG GAACACCGGAGCTCTTGCCATCCTTCAAGCATCGGTTATCGCGTCGGATCCGTGATCCGTGGAAGAAGGGATTAA
- the LOC123061639 gene encoding putative disease resistance protein At1g50180 isoform X3 has product MAESTVKAVVGNVSNLAVQETSLLCGVTLEVECLKNELERLKWYLKSADAKWRSGDDRVATWVSQIKAVSYEAENVIEVTDYMGKRNRLKKGFLGAISRYAHLPGDLITLHKVGVEIKRVRRKLDEIFQSAERLKFILDSSVVDDKVHVDGESQQEYGLMYENIEDDFVMVGFEDEYEEIVDKLVDIDKDLSVVSIVAMGGAGKTTLARKVYSSSIVEQHFEKIAWVTVSEKYKGIDLMKDIMKQLMGTRGDSLEQMEEYEVGKKTHDFLLHRRYLVVLDDVWETNTWDQINRKVKAFPNASNGSRILLTTRKEDVANHIQMPTHVHHLKKLDEDESWKLFNSKALPSYIRRTIIDVYEFEELGRNLARKCDGLPLALAVLGGYLSRNLNTQTWCDILLDWPSTKNGQMMREILARSYKDLANHHLRSCYLYFAAFPEDYKISVLALIEVWIAERFIPHLPNHKLEETAHKYVLELAQRNLVQVIERSEVHGCILTVRIHDILRDWCIEEARQDGFLDVINKTAGQDESSNNLLLGD; this is encoded by the exons ATGGCCGAGTCTACTGTTAAGGCAGTGGTCGGGAACGTGAGCAACCTTGCCGTTCAGGAGACAAGCCTGCTATGTGGAGTCACCCTTGAAGTTGAGTGCCTGAAAAATGAGCTTGAGCGACTGAAGTGGTACCTGAAATCTGCCGACGCTAAATGGAGATCAGGAGATGACCGTGTGGCTAcctgggtcagccagatcaaggccGTCTCATATGAGGCTGAGAATGTCATCGAGGTCACCGATTACATGGGCAAGCGAAACAGGCTCAAGAAGGGCTTCTTAGGTGCCATCTCAAGGTATGCTCACTTACCCGGTGACTTGATCACTCTTCACAAAGTCGGTGTCGAAATCAAGCGTGTAAGAAGGAAGCTCGATGAGATATTTCAAAGTGCGGAACGTTTGAAATTTATTTTAGACAGTAGTGTTGTTGACGACAAGGTTCACGTAGATGGTGAGTCTCAACAAGAGTATGGTCTTATGTACGAAAACATTGAAGATGATTTTGTGATGGTTGGCTTTGAAGATGAGTATGAAGAAATAGTTGATAAATTAGTTGACATAGACAAGGATCTTAGTGTTGTTTCCATAGTTGCCATGGGTGGTGCGGGAAAAACAACACTTGCTAGAAAAGTCTACTCTTCATCTATAGTTGAACAACACTTTGAGAAAATTGCTTGGGTGACTGTATCTGAAAAGTATAAGGGCATTGATTTAATGAAGGATATTATGAAACAATTAATGGGGACAAGGGGTGATTCACTTGAACAAATGGAAGAGTATGAGGTGGGAAAAAAAACCCATGACTTTCTCTTGCATAGAAGATACTTGGTAGTTCTCGATGATGTGTGGGAAACCAACACATGGGACCAAATAAACAGAAAGGTCAAAGCCTTTCCAAATGCAAGTAATGGCAGTAGAATACTCTTAACCACTCGAAAGGAAGATGTCGCAAATCATATACAAATGCCAACCCATGTTCATCATTTGAAGAAGTTAGACGAAGATGAAAGTTGGAAACTTTTTAACAGCAAAGCTCTACCATCATACATAAGGAGAACCATAATTGATGTGTATGAGTTTGAAGAACTAGGGAGAAACCTTGCAAGAAAATGTGATGGATTACCTCTTGCCCTTGCGGTTTTGGGAGGCTATCTATCAAGGAATCTAAACACACAAACATGGTGTGATATACTCTTGGATTGGCCATCAACCAAGAATGGACAGATGATGCGAGAAATACTAGCTCGCAGTTACAAAGACCTGGCAAATCATCACTTGAGATCGTGTTACCTCTATTTTGCCGCTTTTCCAGAAGATTACAAAATATCTGTGTTGGCTCTTATTGAAGTATGGATAGCAGAAAGATTCATTCCGCATTTACCAAATCATAAACTAGAAGAAACAGCACATAAGTATGTACTCGAGTTGGCTCAGAGAAACTTGGTCCAAGTTATTGAGAGAAGTGAGGTACATGGATGCATTCTAACAGTAAGAATTCATGACATTCTACGTGACTGGTGCATAGAAGAAGCAAGGCAAGATGGTTTTCTTGATGTCATCAACAAAACTGCAG GACAAG ATGAATCAAGTAACAACCTTCTCTTGGGCGATTAG